One genomic window of Candidatus Baltobacteraceae bacterium includes the following:
- the rpmB gene encoding 50S ribosomal protein L28 encodes MAKRCDVCGKGPKAGNNVSHAMNKTRRRWLPNLQSVRVDDRGVHRTAKVCTQCLRSKRVTRRA; translated from the coding sequence ATGGCTAAGCGCTGCGACGTTTGTGGCAAGGGACCCAAAGCGGGTAACAACGTCAGCCACGCCATGAACAAGACCCGGCGCCGCTGGCTGCCCAACCTGCAGTCGGTTCGCGTCGACGATCGCGGCGTTCATCGCACCGCGAAGGTCTGCACGCAATGCTTGCGCTCGAAGCGGGTCACCCGCCGGGCGTAG
- a CDS encoding spore coat protein U domain-containing protein, whose protein sequence is MQRALIVLKWIFGVALFCGAMQLCGGNASAQVCTINSVSSLVLASSFDPVALTAGTQISSTVQGTCSNLNNPGDVRLTINNGSNFQSGSAFRAMLCGACAGPNPFNLLQYQIYESDGATVFPASPSFVSVSCANPTNCKSATGSTFTYTFFGQIVTPVTSTSVNDSQIGSYSDGGLSIGATGKGATAVNAAIPTTASVGQFCTISTTTSVGFGAYDPVTVSAVTNATGKVTVTCTRGNSGVTLTLSGGSNAAHATSPQTRAMVGAAHGDYISYDIFETSAYATRYPTTAVAQTVSGGITTPSVVSLFGQIAAAAQNVSVDSYSDSVSATVNF, encoded by the coding sequence ATGCAGCGTGCGTTGATAGTGCTGAAGTGGATTTTCGGCGTCGCACTCTTTTGCGGCGCAATGCAGCTATGTGGAGGCAATGCATCTGCCCAAGTCTGCACCATAAATAGTGTCTCCAGCTTAGTGCTGGCAAGCTCGTTCGATCCGGTTGCGCTGACGGCCGGAACGCAAATTTCCAGCACCGTTCAGGGAACGTGCTCTAACCTAAACAATCCCGGCGACGTCAGGCTGACGATCAATAACGGCAGCAATTTTCAGTCCGGCTCCGCGTTCCGAGCGATGTTGTGTGGCGCGTGCGCCGGGCCCAACCCGTTCAATCTGCTTCAATATCAAATATATGAAAGCGACGGTGCGACCGTCTTCCCGGCATCTCCGTCTTTTGTGAGCGTAAGTTGCGCCAACCCGACGAATTGCAAGAGCGCTACGGGGTCGACGTTCACATATACGTTTTTTGGTCAGATCGTAACGCCGGTTACGTCGACGTCGGTGAATGACTCGCAAATTGGGAGTTACAGTGACGGGGGACTCAGTATAGGTGCGACCGGCAAAGGGGCAACTGCGGTCAACGCGGCGATACCGACAACCGCCAGCGTTGGGCAGTTCTGTACCATAAGCACCACGACCAGCGTAGGCTTCGGAGCTTACGATCCGGTGACGGTAAGCGCCGTGACAAACGCGACCGGCAAAGTCACCGTGACGTGTACCCGGGGCAATTCCGGCGTCACGCTTACGCTAAGCGGCGGTAGCAACGCAGCGCATGCGACGTCGCCGCAGACGCGGGCAATGGTGGGTGCGGCGCACGGCGATTACATCTCGTACGATATTTTCGAAACGTCTGCGTATGCAACGCGATATCCGACCACGGCGGTCGCGCAAACAGTTTCCGGCGGCATAACTACCCCCTCGGTGGTAAGTCTTTTCGGGCAAATAGCAGCGGCGGCTCAAAATGTCAGCGTCGACTCCTACAGCGACTCCGTTAGCGCAACAGTTAATTTCTGA